AGATATGACAGCCTGGTTTCTGCAGAATCTAATAATTTAGTATCTGCACATCAAAAAGATCACAGACTCCTTCACTATCATCCAGGTTAAAGTTGTAGTCATCTCCAGGAGTAGGAGAGAGTCGTAAGAGAGGAAAAACTGTAAAACAAGAACAGTactgttaatcatagaatcacagaagttATTACAATTGAAATTTTGCCTTGCAACATTCCGTACATTTCAGATCATTTCTAGCAGAGGCTAAATAAATATTGATGCCCAGTTTCAGTAGTCCAAAATATTACAATTTGCTTTGTTTTGGCACTAGCGGTCTGCAAGCACTGGACTTTACATTGGGGAGGCTTGTGCAACTACAAAgtaagatttaaaataaatagtgCCTATATATTTAAATTACTTACTATGCTTTAAATGAATTTCCTTTACCATCTTACCTGCAGCAATGCCAGTGCAGTATAACAGAGGTTGGTCTTCTCTGCTACAGCAAAGCAATACTTAAGCAGCCTTTGTGATTGCTACCTAGCAGAGGATCTATTGTATGATATAGCATCTGCTAGTCTAGTAGTTGTCCCTCCCAATCTTCATATGTATTTGTCTTGTGAGGCAGGGTCATGTTGTTATCCCCTTTTACAGACTGGAAATTAAGGCATGAAAAGACTAGGTGACTTGCCCAAATTCAGAGGGGAagcctgcagcagggcaggctTGTCCCTGACTCAgtcattctttctttctctctcaaccAGATACTAAATTTGGCCCTGAGCCTGCAAAAAATTAACACACTAGCATCACTTCATGCATGTATAACATTACTCATGTGTGTTTGCAGAATTATCTTGACAGTGGCAGCCAACATGGAAAGTAAAAAGGGAGAGTTGCAGCAGGAAAAAGGCGGGAGTGAAATAGGTCATGCTTAAAATGGTGCTGGCAGGTCATAGGTACCCACTGCTTGGGTGCttcaggctggagcacccatgaaaaaaaaaataacctgagTGCTCTGCACTGACAGGCAGCCCTGCCAATCTGCTCCCTCACCCAGTACCTCCTGCCACGGCCCCGCCAATCAGCTCCCAGATCCTTCTGCTGGCTGCAGATTAGCTGTTCAGAAGCATACAGGTGgtactagggcaggggtgggcaaaagggcctctgtgggccaaatctggcccgctAAGCGGtttgatccagcccgtggagaccctgccactccctcgcccccaggtcctaaactggcctgggggtgggggactgtgtgaagcctcttcccgccctgccaggggcatgggtgcttagtgggaaggggggaacaaaggggctccccacccccagaccaatcatggtcggTGGGTGGGGAaacccagaagcatcctggccccgtcCTTTCTGTTTTAGGCCCTGCTTCTTTTGAAGTGGCTCCTGGCCAAAAATTAgtgccacccctgcactaggaagaggagacagggcaagggcagggtgcaaacaggggaggggaagacagggagtggggggaagccttggaggaaggggggggaagagtgagGCCTGGGTCTGGCATGGAGTGGGGGTCTAGCACCCCCAGGGAAATGAGAAAGCTTATGCCTATGTGACAACTGTTTTAAGATCAGATatttgtaattaattttaagatCAGATTTGAACAAACATCTAGGGAAGTGAGGAGTTCAGATATGAATGACATTTGCTTGAAATAGCAGAGAACTAAATTTACTGAgtcaggactggaagggatctcctATGTTCCTATGAATGAATCACATTCTTAAAATTTAActgcttattaaaaaaaaatagggctGCTGCATGCTTACCATCTGAAGACATCAGTTCGTCAATGATATCACTACTAATAGTTCCTGTTAAACGCAAAAGCACATATTAATGAAAGTCAGCCTGGATTCCATGCATTAAACAGCTATTGAAATGGAGCAGGTTAGCTGTTAGGCTACCACATTTGGAACTTTAAAGTTTGCAAGAGCTGTAGATATAGTCAGCCAAGCCAGCATCCTACTGGGTTAAAAATAAATCAACCTCCTTTTCCGCCTGGACAGTTTCTGGTCCTAGTCTTAGATTGCAAAAACACTTATAACTATAAAAGGGAATGTAAGTGTAACGCTGACAAgcaaccaaacctgggacctctgaaactcagtgcatgagcctctactgcttgagctaaaagccagctggctctcggctaaggctgtagagcacactcattcttgctctctaagtggtctaagtgctactaGGTGGAGCAGTGTACCACACCCAGAAGGCAATGTGAAGGACAACATCTTTGTGAGGGATGTACTTTACTGGAAACCAGACAGCAACCACAGCCAAAATGgtaaagagaggcaggagggagaaggcaAAGGCTGCAATTCATTCTAAGAAACTGCTGGTCTCTTTTTTCCCTGGGAAATCTGCTGCTAGCTTTGTCAGGAAGGAATAAATCAAAGAGAGTCTGCCTACCTGTGGGCTCGTCCATCTTTGCCATATCTAATGAGTTCGGCTTGAGAATACAATTAACATCCAAGGGTAGCAAGGCCTGATAGTCATTTGAGTTAACAGTAGTCTGTGTTGTATCTGTTGCAAGGGTTGTATACAGCAAGGAGTCTGGAAGATTTGAATAAGGGGTTTCTGGAGTAGTGTTCTCCTGTGCACTGTTGTCTACAAAGGCAGGAAAGTGCATATTACAAAGTCTGTTATGGTAAGCTATATGCAGTGACACCTGAATATGGCTGAGTTTTATTGGTAAAACATGGCCAGTATGTGAGATGAGCTGTCTCCTCTCAAGAACCAGGCACTGTTTCTTAAGGGCCTTCAGAAATTTGGCTCACCATGTCTGTAGTAGAGGCAGCAATTACCTTGAGAATCAGCCCAGAACCCTGCTGAAGGCTGCTTCCTAAATCACTTCTGAAGTGTTTCCAGTACAAGATGATAAACTGCAAGTGGAACAATCCTTTTCAACATAAATCTGAACAGAACAGGAAGAGGCTAGTGACCTCTCCCTGCAATTTCCAGCCAGCTGATAGGAAACCCATTGTGGTCAGATCTCAGGCTGGCAGCTGCTAAATTATGCCAACATTTGATTCCCCTTTTCTACCCTGTTTTCTCTAAATAGAtctcttttttgggggtgggtgaGAACAAGCGGGACCCACCTGATGGTGTATCTGTAGTACGTGGTAAGTGCTGCCCCTCATTAACGCTGTGCTGCTCTGATGTATTCTCAGTAGTTGCAGTAGGTTTGGGGGGAGTCACTGGTGTGGCAAGTTGAGATGGGGGCTGTGCAATGTCATCAGGTGGAGGAACTGGAAATACCACAGGTGTGGAGGAACTTGATTCTTTATTAATAAGCAGCACCTGGATGGGTCCTGAACTACTCTTTAGACTGATCTGGTATTTCTTTTGTCCATTTTGTCCCTTAAAAGGAGACAGAGGTAAGCAACAGAATTTCTTGTGATTGACAATTAAGCCAAAACATATGCAGGCAGTGACTGACTTTGAAACGTAATGGAAACGTATATTTGCATAGTACAAtacttctatttaaaaataaaattctcaagGTGACATACAATTTTCTAGTCATAAGACCATGCTCAGAGAGTTTTATACAAAATTAATGATCACATACCAGATAGAAAAAACTAATTTAAAACCACTACAAAACACCCTTAAACAATAAGATTACATCACTTCTATATTCTCACAGGCAACAACTGTCACATGGCACTCAAACACAGAGTTCTGTGCAATGGTCCTGTAATTGAATTCAAGCTTTGCTGCAAATCATAGCAGGGTTCTCACTGAAAACTGACCACAGGAACACACAGTAGCCTCTTTATGATATTTTCTCATCTGCAAAACTGACTTAATTGGAACTAATTGTCTCACCACAGCCAAATCCTTTCCCCCTTGATTCAGTGAACACGGGACAATTAATGTTAATGGAGATATTTTTCCTGCAGAATAGTGAACATGTTAAAGAGCTAATTCTTGTGATGCAATGTAGTATGTGCAGGGCTGCTACCATTTGTTATTTCATGAGATTAAGTCATTATCCTTCTATTTTGGGAACAAGCGAGAAGGAGTAAGGAAATGTCCAGTTTGAAGTTAAAATGAAGTGTGTTTCATAAAACTAACCTCAAACCATTTTAGAAGAAAattcagggagggggaagaaacccAACAATGCTTTTTATTtggcagatacaggcagtccccgggttacgtacaagatagggactgtagatttgttcttaagttgaatttgtatgtaagtcggaactggtacatattgtaggggaaactctagccagacatttctccagagctcagttttattctcccacacct
The DNA window shown above is from Pelodiscus sinensis isolate JC-2024 chromosome 2, ASM4963464v1, whole genome shotgun sequence and carries:
- the E2F5 gene encoding transcription factor E2F5 isoform X2: MDDTTNNQFSYVTHEDICNCFNGDTLLAIQAPCGTQLEVPIPEMGQNGQKKYQISLKSSSGPIQVLLINKESSSSTPVVFPVPPPDDIAQPPSQLATPVTPPKPTATTENTSEQHSVNEGQHLPRTTDTPSDNSAQENTTPETPYSNLPDSLLYTTLATDTTQTTVNSNDYQALLPLDVNCILKPNSLDMAKMDEPTGTISSDIIDELMSSDVFPLLRLSPTPGDDYNFNLDDSEGVCDLFDVQILNY
- the E2F5 gene encoding transcription factor E2F5 isoform X1 produces the protein MAALAEAVSSSAGVPAAGGSSRHEKSLGLLTTKFVSLLQEAKDGVLDLKAAADTLAVRQKRRIYDITNVLEGIDLIEKKSKNSIQWKGVGAGCNTKEVIDRLRYLEAEIEDLELKEKELDQQKLWLQQSIKNVMDDTTNNQFSYVTHEDICNCFNGDTLLAIQAPCGTQLEVPIPEMGQNGQKKYQISLKSSSGPIQVLLINKESSSSTPVVFPVPPPDDIAQPPSQLATPVTPPKPTATTENTSEQHSVNEGQHLPRTTDTPSDNSAQENTTPETPYSNLPDSLLYTTLATDTTQTTVNSNDYQALLPLDVNCILKPNSLDMAKMDEPTGTISSDIIDELMSSDVFPLLRLSPTPGDDYNFNLDDSEGVCDLFDVQILNY